Genomic window (Vitis riparia cultivar Riparia Gloire de Montpellier isolate 1030 chromosome 4, EGFV_Vit.rip_1.0, whole genome shotgun sequence):
TGGTTCTCTGAATTGAAAGAGGCATCGAGATCTTTATTTCTTCATATGCCTTACCTTGATGCTTCTATTGGAGCAGAACATTTTACTGTCGGGTCCTGAGAGTGATGTGCTGCTAAAGATAGCTGATTTTGGTCTCTCTCGGTAAATATTAGAAGGATCTAGTGTGGATTCAACTTGTTAAACACTATGAAAATTTCTTGCAAGATAAgcttacaaataatttatttatttatattttgagtacAGAACTGTACATCCAGGTGAACATGCAGAGACAGTTTGTGGGACTCCATTATACATGGCTCCAGAAGTTCTgcgatttaaaaaatatgatgaaaaggTAAGGAATTTGACGAAGGCCATCCTTGTTTGTACTAGCAGAAGCTAAAATCCGGGGCTTACTTTCAGGTTGATATGTGGAGTCTTGGGGCAATTCTTTTTGAACTTCTTAATGGCTACCCGCCTTTTTGTGGGAGGACTAATGTTCAGGTTGTACCTCTGCCTTAACCCAGCCAACATTCAATCAATTCCATTGCTTATatctttttgtttataaattattttgattacaGCTGCTGCAGAACATTGAATCATGTAAAATGCTTCCATTTTCTCAGCTCATCTCTCCAGGACTGCATCCAGATTGTGTTGATCTGTGTACAAAACTATTGTCTACAAATCCAGGTTTTGCATATAAGCTTTATGAACTTCATATGTTGCTAATATCCTGACTCAAAGATTATTTGTGTTCTCTTTTGTATGATCTTGATCATAACTAATAGGGTTTCTCCATTGTTTCAGTGCACCGCCTGTCCTTTGACGAGTTTTGTCGGCATAGGTTCTTGAGAGGAAAAGGGCAGGGGTGGTAAAAGCAACTCATGGGTACTCGAATGTTGCACAACTTCCCTCAAGGTAGAGTTCCTCATGAATAAGCTGGACATtatcaaaatcatcaaaggcaTAGTCAATAAACTTGTCATAATCAGTGCTTCAGCTGCTATTTCTGCTCCACTTTTCTCTGCAAAGCTTGTAGGCTTAGATCACATCTGAAAGACGTTATACCTCACCCCCTGCTgctttcaaacatatttttgaccTCATTCAAGCTGCACTCCTcgattttctttcttgattttgaatGCAGAAGGTGATTCTTTATGTGCATGTGGTAGGTTATTGCTTGCATGACCCATGAATCGATTTCCATAATCATCATGGGCATGCTTCAATTAGAGAGTGAACTAGTTTGGTACTGGGACTTGTGGGTTTTGTTAGCCTTGGTAAATGCCTGTTCTTGTAAAGTGGGTTTATGTGTATGAACTTGTATCATTTCACTGCACAGAAATGTTTTCCTATTAATAGCATGTTTACGAAGTAGATTTCTGGGAGTGCTTGTTTATAAAAGGCATACATGGATCATCTACCAATGTGTGTTTATACTCCAATTGTTtccttcacttttatttttcaaaattgttttcaaagaacaacttcggaattttgaaaaacaaaaaaaattatttattaaatcacATGCTCTTAGTTGAAACTTATGGGTGGGTTAAAATAACCATGAatcttgatttatatttttaacagaGTCTCAGGCTGAACTAATTtctttctcccattttttttcccaatatttaatttaatttaatttcccaTTTAAATCGAAGATCAAAACCTCAACCTCAA
Coding sequences:
- the LOC117913108 gene encoding serine/threonine-protein kinase ATG1t isoform X1, translating into MDPPFTIGEYTVRSKVGQGPQSTVWKAEQKCSGEVVALKQVYLSKLNRNLKTSLDCEINFLSSVSHPNIIRLLHVFQAEGCIFLVLEFCSGGDLESYIRHHGRVQEWVARRFMQQLGAGLEVLHSHHIIHRDLKPGNILLSGPESDVLLKIADFGLSRTVHPGEHAETVCGTPLYMAPEVLRFKKYDEKVDMWSLGAILFELLNGYPPFCGRTNVQLLQNIESCKMLPFSQLISPGLHPDCVDLCTKLLSTNPVHRLSFDEFCRHRFLRGKGQGW
- the LOC117913108 gene encoding serine/threonine-protein kinase ATG1t isoform X2, translating into MDPPFTIGEYTVRSKVGQGPQSTVWKAEQKCSGEVVALKQVYLSKLNRNLKTSLDCEINFLSSVSHPNIIRLLHVFQAEGCIFLVLEFCSGGDLESYIRHHGRVQEWVARRFMQQLGLEVLHSHHIIHRDLKPGNILLSGPESDVLLKIADFGLSRTVHPGEHAETVCGTPLYMAPEVLRFKKYDEKVDMWSLGAILFELLNGYPPFCGRTNVQLLQNIESCKMLPFSQLISPGLHPDCVDLCTKLLSTNPVHRLSFDEFCRHRFLRGKGQGW
- the LOC117913108 gene encoding serine/threonine-protein kinase ATG1t isoform X3, with amino-acid sequence MDPPFTIGEYTVRSKVGQGPQSTVWKAEQKCSGEVVALKQVYLSKLNRNLKTSLDCEINFLSSVSHPNIIRLLHVFQAEGCIFLVLEFCSGGDLESYIRHHGRVQEWVARRFMQQLGSSLFVSQLTMNILLSGPESDVLLKIADFGLSRTVHPGEHAETVCGTPLYMAPEVLRFKKYDEKVDMWSLGAILFELLNGYPPFCGRTNVQLLQNIESCKMLPFSQLISPGLHPDCVDLCTKLLSTNPVHRLSFDEFCRHRFLRGKGQGW